A portion of the Paenibacillus hamazuiensis genome contains these proteins:
- a CDS encoding VOC family protein — translation MFDRIDRVMVPVRDVDRAAQWYEQMFGLRVISRSGNEALLAVGRGETLLSLERSESGHTLGHLHREGHVPGFNFYTHWDHLHRAWLTLRGVETTEIMTTPHMNVNEFFDGDGNVVGLCHEKAGSLYYTPQEEAVPPIVHRVLAAFIPVRDLEASIRWYTGMLGFELCHHWGQGADLKVGRGETIVTMILMDEHVHRNAVRMTEKLPYFSLQTTDIHRAYDALSDRCAVPGRFSDAEGCFDVASPEGLVLRVRGGERVPV, via the coding sequence ATGTTCGACCGAATCGACCGGGTGATGGTGCCGGTACGGGATGTGGACCGGGCTGCTCAATGGTATGAACAAATGTTTGGCTTGCGGGTGATTTCGCGGAGCGGGAATGAGGCGCTGCTTGCCGTTGGCCGCGGGGAGACGCTGCTTTCCCTGGAGCGAAGCGAATCCGGGCATACCTTGGGGCATTTGCATCGCGAGGGGCATGTGCCGGGGTTTAATTTTTATACGCATTGGGATCATTTGCACCGGGCGTGGCTCACTTTGCGGGGCGTGGAAACGACGGAGATCATGACGACGCCGCATATGAACGTGAATGAATTTTTCGACGGCGACGGGAACGTGGTTGGACTTTGCCACGAGAAGGCGGGCTCCCTCTACTACACTCCGCAGGAAGAAGCGGTGCCGCCGATCGTTCATCGGGTGCTCGCCGCATTTATTCCGGTACGCGATCTGGAGGCTTCGATTCGCTGGTACACGGGGATGCTCGGCTTCGAGCTTTGCCATCATTGGGGGCAAGGAGCGGACCTTAAGGTAGGACGCGGCGAGACGATCGTGACCATGATCCTCATGGACGAGCACGTTCACCGGAATGCAGTCCGGATGACGGAGAAGCTGCCGTATTTTTCGCTCCAAACGACCGATATTCACCGCGCTTACGACGCGCTTTCGGATAGATGTGCCGTCCCCGGCCGGTTTTCCGATGCGGAAGGCTGTTTCGATGTGGCGTCGCCGGAAGGGTTGGTCCTGAGAGTCCGCGGCGGCGAGCGCGTTCCGGTGTGA
- a CDS encoding nucleotidyltransferase family protein produces the protein MNALTTTRLPYHAYNQNVARQMACLTEIVQLNPVLKKVFDQAPDLGLESYYVGAGCIAQSVWNYVSGFPADRGISDIDFVYYDPNLSYDKENEVIVRVQALYRGIPIQMDVKNQARVHLWYERHFGYPIEPYGSVEAAINTWPTTATAVGIRRHADGEWHVYAPYGLNDLFGLIVRPNKTQITKEIYERKTARWAQIWPQLTIIPW, from the coding sequence GTGAATGCATTGACGACGACCCGTTTGCCGTACCACGCATACAACCAAAATGTCGCCCGCCAGATGGCTTGCCTGACGGAGATCGTACAATTAAACCCCGTACTGAAGAAAGTGTTCGATCAAGCGCCTGATCTTGGCCTGGAATCCTATTACGTGGGAGCCGGCTGCATTGCTCAGAGCGTCTGGAACTACGTGTCCGGGTTTCCGGCAGACCGGGGAATCAGCGACATCGACTTTGTTTACTACGACCCCAACCTGTCGTATGACAAGGAAAACGAGGTCATCGTACGGGTTCAAGCGTTATACAGAGGCATTCCGATCCAAATGGACGTCAAAAACCAGGCGCGCGTCCATTTGTGGTATGAGCGGCATTTCGGCTATCCGATCGAGCCCTACGGCTCCGTGGAAGCGGCCATCAATACATGGCCCACCACCGCTACGGCTGTCGGCATACGCCGCCATGCGGACGGCGAATGGCACGTTTACGCCCCTTACGGGTTAAACGACCTGTTCGGCCTGATCGTCAGGCCTAACAAAACGCAAATCACCAAGGAAATTTACGAACGGAAAACGGCCCGCTGGGCGCAGATTTGGCCTCAATTGACGATTATCCCCTGGTAA
- a CDS encoding LysR family transcriptional regulator, with the protein MDLKTLKTFQAIVAYESFNRAAEEMNYAQSTVTMQIQKLEADLGVRLLERGKKFRLTEAGRLFHEQSAQIVKDMEQLQARLKDLQSGEAGHIRLGVHEPAASYRMPAILGRFISQFPAIRVSVDIASSSVLGERLVRGELDLAVCSAPEIGTELYFEPLFTEKFVLLLPEGHPLAEKVSVVPDDLRGHRLLITQTGCPYRKKLEIALQESGGTPLDTMEIGSMAALKYYVASGLGIALVPQTVLNPVPAGTAVRPLHGNALAMVCGLLCKTSDYPFKQAGAKLYRFLKTEFSDEPL; encoded by the coding sequence ATGGATCTGAAAACATTAAAAACGTTCCAGGCGATAGTCGCTTACGAGAGCTTTAACCGGGCGGCGGAGGAAATGAATTACGCGCAGTCGACCGTCACGATGCAAATCCAGAAACTGGAGGCGGATCTGGGTGTCCGGCTCCTCGAGCGCGGGAAAAAATTCCGGCTCACCGAAGCGGGAAGGCTGTTTCACGAGCAAAGCGCGCAAATCGTCAAGGACATGGAGCAGCTGCAGGCGCGGCTTAAAGATTTGCAATCGGGCGAAGCGGGGCACATCCGTCTCGGAGTCCATGAGCCGGCGGCGAGTTACCGTATGCCTGCGATTCTGGGCAGGTTCATATCGCAGTTTCCCGCAATCCGCGTGTCCGTGGATATTGCCAGCTCCTCCGTTTTGGGCGAACGGCTCGTTCGCGGGGAGCTGGATTTGGCGGTATGCTCGGCGCCGGAAATCGGCACCGAGCTTTATTTCGAGCCGTTGTTTACGGAGAAGTTCGTGCTGCTGCTGCCGGAAGGACACCCGCTCGCGGAAAAGGTGTCCGTCGTGCCGGACGACCTCCGCGGCCACCGTCTGCTGATTACGCAGACCGGCTGCCCGTACCGCAAAAAACTCGAGATCGCCTTGCAGGAATCGGGCGGAACGCCGCTCGATACGATGGAAATCGGAAGCATGGCCGCCTTGAAATATTACGTCGCGAGCGGGCTCGGGATCGCTTTGGTGCCGCAGACGGTACTGAACCCGGTTCCCGCGGGTACCGCTGTGCGCCCCCTGCACGGCAATGCGCTGGCGATGGTCTGCGGCCTCCTATGCAAAACCTCCGACTACCCTTTCAAGCAGGCCGGAGCAAAACTGTACCGTTTTCTAAAGACGGAGTTTTCCGACGAACCGTTATAA
- a CDS encoding helix-turn-helix domain-containing protein, which yields MDILNRWLSRRTLYASLLYSYLLMLLIPLCIELFSYWQYSGMIAKETEEYNLSLLKQSERVLDDRLQSIEEMTINLSLDSQVQRFINVSENMDAVDKYNMSKLIENLDRYKKTNSFIRGIYIYFPKSGSVVTETAKTTVDDFYKNVYRYADWPFEDWKYALHQIHNLEYRAAKLTLSDASAPSDVICLLQSVFQGSIKQPVAAIVVTIDAKKVEQLLSDEASSFRNLHVLDRFGRSIFGIGDRSLLTAVPMDRLAHRQSFEIEVNGEEYLVSGIRSSYRDRQYVSITSTQLVKNDLSRITSRVILVTLCLFAAGIVLAVVLAKLRYRPIKKLADLFRTKVKSAPEGAANELELIEWMADTAFKEKEQFAQAMHRQMPIIRSNTLLSLMRGSTLDDDERALEDIGIEAAYPFFSVILVHIDQYRESKLKERNLSKFVIGNVLEHLGREIGPSFAADIDIDRVGVLINLPENNDAERKKLHDAAAKALEFIGAKFDNTITVSIGGIHDKLDGIHRAYQEAFRAMEYQIVRGYSSVIRFEEMEALQQPRTYVYPMQTEELLIGSIKQGDFAKVRVIMNEVYEMNFAPGNLPLEMARCLFFDMMGTAIKVLGSSALDYDSMFAGGPRPYELLTSSRTIQEMREKLLWIYERICEHIREDKKRHSHQLEDRIAAYIRENFADPELSLTKVAAEFNISPTYLSGFFKEQAGENFLNYVSKIRVEAAKKLLVERSISLQEIAEKVGYSGNVVLIRNFKKLEGMTPGEYREKHSGQA from the coding sequence ATGGACATATTGAACAGATGGCTAAGCCGGCGCACTTTGTACGCGAGTTTATTGTACTCGTATTTGCTGATGCTGCTCATCCCTTTATGCATCGAGCTGTTCAGCTACTGGCAGTATTCCGGAATGATCGCGAAAGAAACGGAAGAGTACAATTTGTCGCTGCTCAAGCAATCGGAGCGGGTGCTGGACGACCGGCTGCAAAGCATCGAGGAAATGACGATCAATCTGTCGCTGGACAGCCAGGTTCAGCGGTTCATTAACGTGTCCGAAAATATGGATGCGGTTGATAAATACAATATGAGCAAGCTGATCGAAAATCTCGACCGGTACAAGAAGACGAACAGCTTTATTCGCGGCATTTATATTTATTTCCCCAAATCGGGTTCGGTCGTTACGGAGACGGCGAAAACGACGGTCGATGACTTTTATAAAAACGTTTACCGGTATGCGGACTGGCCGTTTGAAGACTGGAAATACGCGCTGCATCAAATCCATAATCTCGAGTACAGAGCCGCGAAGCTGACGCTGAGCGACGCCTCCGCCCCGAGCGATGTCATCTGCTTGCTGCAATCGGTGTTTCAAGGTTCGATCAAGCAGCCGGTCGCGGCCATCGTCGTCACGATCGATGCCAAGAAGGTGGAGCAGCTTCTTTCGGACGAGGCGTCTTCGTTCCGCAATTTGCATGTGCTGGACCGCTTCGGCCGCAGCATCTTCGGCATCGGGGACAGATCGCTGCTGACAGCGGTGCCGATGGACAGGCTGGCTCACCGGCAAAGCTTCGAAATCGAGGTGAACGGGGAGGAGTACCTCGTTTCCGGCATCCGTTCGTCGTACCGCGACAGGCAGTATGTGTCGATCACGTCCACCCAGCTCGTCAAAAACGATTTAAGCCGGATTACGAGCCGGGTCATCCTTGTCACGTTATGCCTGTTTGCCGCGGGAATTGTTCTTGCCGTTGTTCTTGCCAAACTGAGGTACAGACCGATCAAAAAGCTGGCCGATCTGTTCCGGACGAAAGTGAAAAGCGCGCCGGAAGGCGCAGCGAACGAGCTGGAGCTGATCGAATGGATGGCCGATACGGCGTTCAAAGAGAAAGAGCAGTTTGCCCAGGCCATGCACAGGCAAATGCCGATCATCAGATCCAACACGCTGCTCTCTCTGATGAGGGGGAGCACGCTTGACGATGACGAACGCGCGCTCGAAGATATCGGCATCGAAGCGGCATATCCGTTTTTCAGCGTTATTTTGGTGCATATCGATCAATACCGGGAGAGCAAGCTGAAGGAACGCAATTTGTCCAAATTCGTCATCGGCAACGTGCTTGAGCATCTGGGCCGCGAAATCGGTCCTTCGTTTGCGGCGGACATAGATATCGACCGGGTAGGGGTGCTGATCAACCTGCCGGAAAATAACGACGCAGAAAGGAAAAAACTTCACGACGCGGCTGCGAAAGCGCTTGAGTTTATCGGCGCCAAGTTCGACAATACGATCACGGTCAGCATCGGGGGCATCCACGATAAGCTGGACGGCATACACCGCGCATATCAGGAAGCATTCCGGGCGATGGAATATCAAATCGTCAGAGGGTACAGCAGCGTCATCCGCTTCGAAGAAATGGAAGCGCTTCAGCAGCCGCGTACGTACGTATATCCGATGCAGACGGAGGAGCTTCTCATCGGCAGCATCAAGCAGGGCGACTTTGCAAAAGTACGCGTTATCATGAACGAGGTGTATGAAATGAATTTTGCCCCGGGCAACCTGCCGCTCGAAATGGCCCGCTGTCTGTTTTTCGACATGATGGGGACGGCGATCAAGGTGCTCGGCTCTTCGGCGCTCGATTACGACTCCATGTTTGCCGGCGGACCGCGGCCGTACGAGCTGCTCACCTCAAGCAGGACGATTCAGGAAATGCGGGAGAAGCTGCTGTGGATTTACGAGCGGATATGCGAGCATATCCGCGAAGATAAAAAAAGGCACAGCCACCAGCTGGAGGATCGGATAGCCGCTTATATCCGGGAAAACTTCGCCGATCCCGAGCTCAGCCTGACGAAAGTTGCCGCCGAGTTCAACATAAGTCCGACTTATTTGTCGGGGTTTTTCAAGGAACAGGCCGGGGAAAATTTTTTGAATTATGTTAGCAAGATAAGGGTGGAGGCGGCGAAAAAGCTGCTCGTCGAGCGGTCGATTTCGCTTCAGGAGATTGCGGAGAAGGTCGGTTATTCGGGCAACGTCGTCCTGATCCGCAATTTCAAAAAGCTGGAAGGAATGACGCCCGGAGAATACCGGGAAAAACATTCCGGCCAAGCTTAA
- a CDS encoding GyrI-like domain-containing protein → MNAFLESKKPGVVHYVNDLKQAAQWYRDILGFEIGPHEYGSFVELFMQGQYMFHLARAQEGTIPHAQPVITLTSRDIEATYSVLKSAGVEVGRMSWYPDYSSFTLRDVDGNAIAVTQSFEMRIRDLEEMQLLGIRVICSDGEQYAAAIPKAAFQLRQRLGEISGIVNERQMVGVYKPGETVAEEDGYWVGVRVERIDNIPEGMTALHIPAQTYAVKWHYGLRSGVSGTYSKLHGLMREAGLRPDPQAWHIEMQRNWGRREEGEIELDLYCAIIQS, encoded by the coding sequence ATGAACGCATTCCTTGAAAGTAAAAAACCCGGAGTCGTGCATTACGTGAACGATTTAAAGCAGGCGGCGCAGTGGTACAGGGACATCCTTGGTTTTGAAATAGGGCCGCATGAATACGGCTCGTTTGTCGAGTTGTTTATGCAGGGGCAGTACATGTTTCATCTTGCCCGTGCCCAGGAAGGGACAATTCCCCATGCACAGCCGGTCATCACGTTGACTTCGCGGGATATCGAGGCGACGTACTCCGTGCTGAAATCCGCAGGGGTGGAGGTAGGCCGGATGAGCTGGTACCCGGATTATTCGTCCTTCACGCTGCGCGATGTGGATGGCAATGCGATTGCGGTGACGCAAAGCTTCGAGATGCGGATCAGGGATTTGGAAGAGATGCAGTTGCTCGGCATCCGCGTCATTTGTTCGGACGGGGAGCAATACGCTGCGGCTATCCCCAAGGCCGCATTCCAGTTAAGACAGCGCTTGGGGGAAATCTCCGGGATCGTTAACGAGCGTCAAATGGTGGGCGTCTATAAACCGGGCGAAACGGTTGCCGAGGAAGACGGCTACTGGGTTGGCGTTAGGGTCGAACGGATCGACAACATTCCCGAGGGGATGACAGCGCTCCATATACCGGCTCAAACCTATGCGGTTAAGTGGCACTACGGTTTGCGAAGCGGCGTGAGCGGCACCTACAGCAAGCTGCACGGCCTTATGCGCGAGGCGGGGCTGCGGCCGGATCCGCAGGCGTGGCACATCGAAATGCAAAGAAATTGGGGCCGGCGTGAGGAAGGCGAGATCGAGCTCGATCTGTACTGCGCCATCATTCAATCATAA
- a CDS encoding VOC family protein has product MEIIDQKETPQKLTVKNSNVSGAEFNNCRAENVTFKNVSMPKMSFECADLGNARFRDVCLAGTLINDANLSDLEIDGAQLGGAYIHNIGLPPQGHPGYREDQGRQRPLRFEMCDLAGSSITSSDLSGVRIEGCSIEGLTIDGIDIAKLIARYRSENGQGEEPERKTPKLTPLLRRTGAAFIPVRDIEKAREWYCRILGLSADSVNIMNGHLCPLPLEGPGVILDTMPMWGGKEAGGAPTFKTPAFMFLTDDLPAAYAFMKEQGGELVTEIENGHWFAFRDPDGNLLMVCRA; this is encoded by the coding sequence ATGGAAATTATCGATCAGAAGGAAACGCCGCAAAAGCTGACGGTCAAAAATTCGAACGTGTCGGGAGCCGAGTTCAACAATTGCAGAGCGGAAAACGTCACGTTCAAGAACGTGTCGATGCCGAAGATGAGCTTTGAGTGTGCGGATCTCGGCAATGCGAGGTTCAGGGACGTCTGCTTGGCCGGCACGCTCATTAACGACGCCAACCTGTCCGATTTGGAAATCGACGGGGCGCAGCTCGGCGGCGCGTACATTCACAACATCGGATTGCCGCCGCAGGGGCACCCGGGCTACCGTGAAGATCAGGGGCGGCAGAGGCCGCTGCGCTTTGAGATGTGCGATTTGGCCGGCAGTTCGATTACCTCGAGCGACCTGAGCGGAGTGAGAATTGAGGGGTGCAGCATCGAAGGGCTTACGATCGACGGCATCGACATCGCCAAGCTGATCGCACGCTACCGCTCGGAGAACGGCCAGGGAGAGGAGCCGGAGCGGAAGACTCCGAAACTGACGCCTCTGCTGCGCCGGACGGGTGCCGCCTTTATTCCGGTTCGCGATATAGAGAAGGCGCGGGAGTGGTACTGCCGCATTCTGGGGCTTTCCGCCGATTCCGTGAACATTATGAACGGCCACTTGTGCCCGCTGCCGTTGGAAGGACCCGGCGTTATTTTGGATACGATGCCGATGTGGGGCGGAAAGGAAGCCGGCGGCGCTCCGACGTTCAAGACGCCTGCGTTTATGTTTTTGACCGACGATTTGCCTGCGGCTTACGCATTCATGAAAGAGCAGGGCGGCGAGCTGGTCACGGAGATCGAAAACGGCCACTGGTTTGCTTTTCGCGATCCGGACGGCAATTTGCTGATGGTTTGCCGCGCGTAA
- a CDS encoding SDR family NAD(P)-dependent oxidoreductase yields MDLKNKVALVTGGGTGIGRAVSLLLAERGAAVAVNYSRSEVEAEETVRLIESAGGRAIAIQADVSNDGAVREMVGAVAKQFGEIDVLVNNASITRHIPLDDLEAATEELWDELYAVNVKGMFFCARAVAPGMKRKKQGAVVNVGSIAGLTGSGSSLPYAVSKAAVHGLTKSLARALAPHIRVSSVVPGAVATRWWEGREDTMNRLSTNLLLQRISTPEDIAHMICAVLEQDSMTGQIVTVDGGQTL; encoded by the coding sequence ATGGATCTAAAAAACAAAGTGGCATTGGTTACCGGAGGAGGTACGGGAATCGGCAGGGCGGTAAGTCTCTTGCTCGCGGAGCGGGGTGCGGCTGTTGCGGTGAATTACTCGCGTTCCGAGGTTGAGGCGGAGGAGACGGTGCGATTGATCGAAAGCGCCGGCGGACGCGCGATTGCGATACAAGCCGACGTGTCGAACGACGGGGCAGTAAGGGAAATGGTTGGAGCCGTTGCAAAGCAATTCGGAGAGATCGATGTGCTCGTCAATAACGCGAGCATCACGCGGCATATTCCGCTCGACGACCTGGAAGCCGCAACGGAGGAATTATGGGACGAGCTGTACGCGGTCAACGTGAAGGGAATGTTTTTCTGCGCGAGAGCGGTTGCTCCCGGGATGAAGCGAAAAAAACAAGGAGCCGTCGTCAACGTAGGAAGCATAGCCGGATTAACGGGTTCCGGCTCCTCGCTTCCGTATGCCGTATCCAAAGCGGCGGTGCACGGCCTTACCAAATCGCTGGCCCGCGCCCTGGCTCCGCACATCCGGGTGAGCAGCGTCGTTCCCGGAGCCGTCGCCACCAGATGGTGGGAAGGCCGCGAGGACACCATGAACCGTCTCAGCACGAATCTGCTGCTGCAGCGCATCTCGACTCCGGAAGATATTGCGCATATGATTTGCGCCGTTTTGGAGCAGGATTCGATGACGGGGCAAATCGTGACCGTAGACGGCGGACAAACGCTGTAA
- a CDS encoding ABC transporter permease, whose protein sequence is MEITRKDASAEAPGSRSSLAAGIDILRKDLLRNKYIYLMMLPGFLYYIVFHYIPMYGATIAFKQFTPAAGIWDSPWVGFKHFQDFFKSYYFWRIIKNTLLINLYSLLFGFPAPILLALLLNEVRKMWFKKTVQTLTYLPHFVSVMIICGLIVDFTSKNGLINDIIVWFGGTRDNLLMKAELFRTIFVSSGIWQEIGWGSIIYLAALSGIDQELYDAANIDGAGRFRQILSVTLPGIMPTIIILLILRIGHMMDVGFEKIILLYNPSTYETADVISSFVYRKGIVDANYSYSSAIGLFNSLINFVLLIGANKLSKKFSDSSLW, encoded by the coding sequence ATGGAAATAACCCGAAAGGATGCGAGTGCGGAAGCGCCGGGCAGCCGAAGTTCCTTGGCCGCGGGGATCGATATCCTGCGCAAGGATTTGCTGAGGAACAAGTACATTTACCTGATGATGCTGCCCGGGTTTTTGTATTACATCGTGTTTCATTACATTCCGATGTACGGCGCGACCATCGCATTCAAGCAGTTCACTCCGGCGGCCGGCATATGGGACAGCCCCTGGGTCGGGTTCAAGCACTTTCAGGATTTTTTCAAAAGCTATTATTTTTGGCGGATCATCAAAAACACGCTGCTGATCAATTTGTACTCGCTGCTGTTCGGTTTTCCCGCCCCGATCCTGCTCGCTCTGCTCCTCAATGAGGTGCGGAAGATGTGGTTCAAAAAAACGGTGCAAACGTTGACTTACTTGCCGCACTTCGTATCGGTAATGATCATCTGCGGGCTCATCGTCGACTTTACGTCGAAAAACGGGTTGATCAACGACATCATCGTCTGGTTCGGCGGCACGAGGGACAACTTGCTGATGAAGGCGGAGCTGTTCCGCACGATTTTCGTCAGCTCTGGCATTTGGCAGGAGATCGGGTGGGGGTCGATCATTTATTTGGCGGCCTTGTCCGGCATCGACCAGGAGCTGTACGATGCCGCGAATATTGACGGCGCCGGCCGGTTCCGGCAAATATTGAGCGTCACGCTGCCGGGGATCATGCCGACCATCATTATTTTGCTGATCCTGCGAATCGGCCATATGATGGATGTCGGCTTCGAGAAAATCATTTTGCTGTACAATCCGTCAACTTACGAAACCGCGGACGTCATCTCTTCCTTCGTGTACCGCAAAGGGATCGTCGATGCCAATTACAGCTACAGCTCCGCCATCGGGTTGTTCAACTCGCTGATCAATTTCGTGCTGCTCATCGGCGCGAACAAATTAAGCAAAAAATTTTCCGATTCGAGTCTTTGGTAG
- a CDS encoding carbohydrate ABC transporter permease, with translation MKRSVGEIVFDTANAIILCALTVATLYPFLYVAFASVSSPTELSGHHGLLLAPIGIQWEAYKLVLQNPLILSGYKNTLIYVSVGTTLNVIVTALMAYALSRKGVLLRNHIMMFIVFTMFFGGGLIPTYLLVKGMGMLNSIGAMVLPGLIGTMNLIIMRTYFQGIPEALEESARLDGAGDWVILFRIILPLSMPVISVMILYYGVGHWNAWFNASIYLNKSELFPLQLVLRNILIANSTDDMMVTLGVNQKGQDMSEVIKYTTIMVATVPVLIVYPFLQKYFAKGVMIGAIKG, from the coding sequence ATGAAACGAAGTGTGGGCGAGATCGTTTTCGATACGGCGAACGCGATCATCCTCTGCGCGCTGACGGTCGCAACGCTGTACCCGTTCTTGTACGTCGCGTTCGCTTCCGTCAGCAGTCCGACGGAGCTGTCCGGTCACCATGGCCTGCTGCTGGCGCCGATCGGCATTCAATGGGAAGCGTACAAGCTGGTGCTGCAAAATCCGCTTATATTGTCAGGTTATAAAAACACGCTGATCTACGTCTCGGTCGGGACGACGCTTAACGTGATTGTAACCGCTTTAATGGCTTACGCCTTGTCGCGCAAAGGGGTGCTGCTGAGAAACCACATCATGATGTTCATCGTGTTTACGATGTTTTTCGGCGGGGGCCTGATTCCGACTTACCTGCTCGTCAAAGGAATGGGCATGCTCAATTCGATCGGGGCGATGGTGCTGCCGGGGCTGATCGGTACGATGAATTTGATCATCATGCGAACTTATTTCCAGGGGATACCGGAAGCGCTGGAGGAGTCGGCGAGGCTGGACGGCGCGGGCGACTGGGTCATTTTATTCCGCATCATACTGCCGCTGTCGATGCCGGTCATCTCCGTCATGATTTTGTATTACGGCGTCGGGCATTGGAACGCCTGGTTCAACGCGTCGATTTACCTGAACAAATCGGAGCTGTTTCCGCTTCAGCTCGTGCTGCGCAACATTTTGATCGCGAACAGCACCGATGACATGATGGTGACGCTCGGCGTGAACCAGAAAGGTCAGGACATGAGCGAGGTCATCAAATATACGACCATCATGGTCGCCACCGTTCCGGTGCTTATCGTGTACCCTTTTTTGCAAAAATATTTTGCCAAAGGCGTCATGATCGGAGCTATCAAGGGCTAA
- a CDS encoding VOC family protein encodes MAETFSSLTVLMVSDLAGSQSFYRDVLGFDVTDWWAERGGLHGVALKLYQAPDVSAVRPNPPAAGHAYAVDVQVYTETWAQLDALYEEFRSKGARISVEPTIYPGGGPWKEFVVEDPDGYHLAFGGTDGRNAMSPIHPKIDAVFLWVRDLDRAVDRYGKLLGLEVKPEQRYGKLHMFRLHDGSAILLDSNGMDNIPVPEQGPVICKFSTMNIDDAHRHALELGFEVVYGIVRYPRVSFFNIRDEEGNIITISQDHNAK; translated from the coding sequence ATGGCAGAAACATTCAGTTCGCTGACCGTCCTGATGGTGTCGGATTTGGCCGGATCGCAGTCATTTTACCGCGACGTTCTCGGGTTTGACGTGACGGATTGGTGGGCGGAGCGCGGCGGCCTGCATGGTGTGGCGCTGAAGTTGTATCAGGCGCCGGACGTTTCGGCAGTAAGGCCGAACCCGCCGGCTGCGGGTCATGCCTATGCCGTCGACGTTCAAGTATATACGGAAACGTGGGCGCAGCTCGATGCGCTTTACGAGGAGTTTCGCAGCAAAGGGGCCCGTATTTCCGTCGAGCCGACGATTTATCCGGGAGGCGGGCCTTGGAAGGAATTCGTGGTCGAGGACCCGGATGGGTACCATCTGGCGTTCGGCGGAACGGATGGCCGAAATGCGATGAGCCCGATTCATCCGAAGATCGATGCCGTCTTCCTTTGGGTGCGCGATTTGGACCGCGCCGTTGACCGTTACGGCAAGCTGCTCGGTCTCGAGGTCAAACCGGAGCAGCGTTACGGTAAGCTGCATATGTTCCGTCTTCATGACGGATCGGCCATTTTGCTCGATTCGAACGGCATGGACAACATTCCGGTACCGGAGCAGGGTCCGGTCATTTGCAAGTTTTCCACGATGAACATTGACGACGCTCACCGGCACGCGCTGGAGCTAGGGTTTGAGGTTGTCTACGGGATCGTTCGATACCCTCGGGTGTCTTTCTTTAATATCCGCGACGAGGAAGGCAATATTATTACGATATCGCAGGATCATAATGCGAAGTGA